A window of Apium graveolens cultivar Ventura chromosome 8, ASM990537v1, whole genome shotgun sequence contains these coding sequences:
- the LOC141677431 gene encoding uncharacterized protein LOC141677431, producing MPNKTPQTQNPNPPAPSSTGSGYSGGPHFPHPPDPFNPDPETLRQQWRYAIKQYSKWYSQAWGTAILAGVSFFALGWLVKGSNPLPSFGKNDQDGQKNHGSELGGADADGVQKS from the coding sequence ATGCCAAACAAAACCCCCCAAACCCAAAACCCTAATCCCCCAGCTCCCAGCTCCACCGGGTCGGGTTATTCAGGTGGGCCCCATTTCCCTCACCCACCCGACCCATTTAATCCTGACCCAGAAACTCTAAGACAACAATGGAGATATGCAATTAAACAGTACAGTAAATGGTATTCTCAAGCTTGGGGCACTGCTATTCTTGCTGGTGTTTCTTTTTTTGCCCTTGGTTGGCTTGTTAAAGGCTCCAATCCTCTCCCTTCTTTTGGCAAGAATGATCAAGATGGTCAGAAAAATCATGGGTCTGAGTTGGGTGGTGCTGATGCTGATGGGGTTCAGAAATCTTGA
- the LOC141677430 gene encoding ras-related protein RABA1f-like — MGAYRADEDYDYLFKVVLIGDSGVGKSNLLSRFTRNEFSLESKSTIGVEFATRSIHVDDKVVKAQIWDTAGQERYRAITSAYYRGAVGALLVYDVTRNVTFENVERWLKELRDHTDANIVIMLVGNKADLRHLRAVQTDDAKVFAERENNFFIETSALESLNVEDAFTEVLTQIHRVVSRKSLDMAEDPTVLPKGQTINVGGKDDVSAIKKAGCCSS, encoded by the exons ATGGGTGCGTATAGAGCAGACGAGGATTATGATTACCTGTTTAAGGTGGTGCTGATCGGTGACTCTGGCGTTGGTAAATCAAATTTGTTGTCGAGATTTACGCGTAATGAGTTCAGCTTGGAATCCAAGTCTACCATCGGGGTTGAGTTTGCCACACGTAGTATTCATGTTGATGATAAGGTTGTTAAGGCTCAGATTTGGGACACTGCTGGTCAAGAAAG ATATCGTGCAATTACAAGTGCTTACTACCGAGGAGCTGTTGGCGCTTTACTAGTGTATGATGTTACCCGCAATGTCACATTTGAAAATGTAGAAAGATGGCTCAAGGAGCTTAGGGATCACACAGATGCCAACATAGTGATCATGCTGGTAGGGAACAAAGCAGACTTGCGTCACTTGCGCGCTGTTCAAACTGATGATGCTAAAGTCTTTGCTGAACGGGAAAATAACTTCTTCATCGAAACATCTGCTCTTGAGTCTTTAAACGTCGAAGATGCTTTCACAGAAGTTCTAACCCAAATCCACCGCGTAGTAAGTAGGAAGTCTCTGGACATGGCTGAGGACCCGACTGTTTTACCCAAGGGACAGACTATTAATGTTGGTGGCAAGGATGATGTATCAGCCATAAAGAAAGCTGGATGTTGCTCTTCATAG